The genomic region AAGTTCAAGACTAATTAAATCTAGAAACTCGTTTTTAATCAAAATAAGCACGATATTAACtaaaatacttaagtgtttaaCTTGAAAATTCCAGATTTGAAGCTAAAAACTCTCAATATTTAACTTGAAATTGTACCGTAACTTTTAACTTAAACAACTTAAAGTATTGTGTTTAAAACATCATTGTTTATGGTTGAAACCCCAACTTTTAACATGAGAATGAGAGGCTACATCTTGAAAAATTAATAGTACTATACTACTACAAGAGTTCAAGATTTTGATTTCAATAGTGCTCAAATTGAAAACTCGAGATTTAAACCTTGAAAACTGTGTGCTTTAAACTTGTAACTTGGAGTATTAAGAATGTAAGAATTACTCCGTAACTCGTATATATAGTTAAAAGTTCAAGGATTAACTAAATGATTTTTTGACTTGAGAACTCTTTAATATTTTAAATTGAAAACCCAAATCTTTATTTTAAGAAATTTGATTTTAGAAATGAAATCAAGTTGCATGCTTATATAGCTTAAAAACCTGTGTTTATAAGGTAAAAGCATAGACATTGTACTCCACACTAATTAAGCAATGACGAAAGCATTAGTCGTATGACAGGCAAAAATCAAAGTTGTGGAGTACTAGCAGTAGTAACCGTCACTAAAGACTGGAATTAAATTTTCAGTTAATAATCTTTGTGCCCCACGTTTTCGAACGTTTACCTACACGTAAAAATGGTATTTTGGATTCTTTCTTTGTTTCCATGTTTATAATGGACTTCTCTCTATTTGGGCCCGTCCTATggtataggacggtcctataggagagttgctgtTTATAGTTAGCGTCAAATTAAAATTATGACGTTAaatccccactaaactaaaagaataagaaaacttaatgtttttcccgcctaaatgcatTCTCTTATAATTGGGCCTATTTTTTTTTGTCATCTTAATTCACTACCATTCAATACATTAGTGGGCCAACGAAAAATTCAATGTGTAAGTATAATTTTTTCTGTAGAACAAGAAACTCGGTATGCCCCAAACATtgatattttatattaataatattacCTTATTTAATACTAATAGAATTTCCATAACTATATGTGCAATCTTTGACACAAATAAAATATTCAGTATCCTATATTTCTATATACAGAAAAGTTCTAGCTCCAAACATTATAGTGTTTGTAAAAGGTATAATATAGATTATAGAgtataattaatacaaataaaatctccaaaatcttatgatgtataaataaattttgatgtataaataaattttgcctttttaaATAACGTACAAAAATTAGCTATGatgtataaataaattttgaCATTGAAACTGAGTTTGATTAAAGCTAAGTAAAAAAAAACCAActgattatataaataaaacgTGTCAACTTTGCTCTTTTTAATCTTTTCATCTTATACAACTATACAAGCTAACATGTTTTGATGTCCAATATAAAAATgtgatattattattgttatttgtgcTTTTTTATATATTCTCTTCATAAAAAGATCTAGGGTGCTatcaatatttttaataataaaaataggttcacacaaaaataacttaatctaaaaatcctttgaataataaacttttttttataatattactaacattatAATCATTACATTACATTACAACATACTATTATATTACAACCCATTTATGTAAAAATTAAAGCTCAATTAATTTAATCCTCACAAAtaccgtgctttagcacgggatctcaactagtaTCTCACTACTCACCTACTTAGGAAGACGAAAACACCTACTAGCCTCTACCTAATTTCGTACTTCGTTTTAATGTTAATGACTCTATAAGACTCTGTTTTTTTGGCTGAAAGGAGCCGAATTGAACTGAACAGAATTGAATTAAATGGAGTTGGGCTGAAATGAATGGAGCTAATGTAAAAGTTAATTTGTAAAGAGAtgaattgaactaaactaaatagaACCGAATTAAACCAAAATGAGTTGAAATTATGTAAAAAGGCTAATTCATAGATCCGTGTGTAAGACTTTGAGTTTCTAAACTTTTCAGTTTCCATTATTATTAGTGTGTGTTAAGTTGCAtgctaataaaaattaaaatccTCGTCAATTATGACAGTGAGGATTCTATATCACATTGTGTGTGTCACACCACTTAACTTCTAACATCTCAACAAATTAGTATATATATTGTACTCCATctgttttttttatatatgactttctcccccttctctcttcaatatctcttaaaatataagactaaatattataatatatatactcatatgaaagagtttttcgtaaggaatttaatgataccatttttatattttttgaacaaatatatttttgtaaatattaaagtcaaaggtttacctcgtaaatgcaaaacgtcatatataaaaaaatggagagagtaatattttatttttccaCAAGTGATGTGTCAAAATGTAAATGTTGTGAGACACACAATGGGACACAAGAGTGGAGCAGAAAATCCCCAATGCAATTATGATTAGATCTTATCTTTGTAAATTGTACTCCATTTAaatactcccttcattcaactccactttgcaggtttctattttgcacactattcacaaacggacattcaacttcaattttctctcgatacataagttaaaatataatcatgtgggatcttatttgattcgtctttaagagtacattaaaattatctaacttttataatttttgcaaatacgtaactaaaAATATTTACTGCGTAAAaatcgcgttggcaaacgtgataaagcaaacatgtaaagtggagttgaatggagggtgTATGGCATTAGATTATTACCTACACAATTTGCAAAATCAATCAATGAGTGGGCCTATTTGTAAAAATTGGTAAAGTTGTGTTTATTGTGTCATTTATGTGGGAGTGTACATTTTTAGGTGAGAAAAACGTGTTATTGATTTCtgattttattatattatatagATCAATTCACGAGGTTCACAAAGCAAAACCACCAACAGTAGTCAACCTGTTTCCCGCCACTCATCGTCTCACCAACTAATCTTCTCATCTCAGTATCTCACTCTCTTCCTTTCTTTCCCTCTCCTTGACAACAATGGAGTCAACCCTATCCAAAACCCTAAATTCCCCTACCGCTGTCCTCTCTCTCCTCCACTTCCGCCGCCGCATCCTTGCCACCTCTTGTCACGCGCCACCGTTTACTACCTCCTCTTCGTTCCTCACGCGCCGTCTCTCTCACTCCTCACGCCCCGCTGTTTCTCTTTCTTTCTCCGCCGTTCGCCGTCTTACATCTGCCGTGCCTCATTCTCGCTGTCTCTCTCACTCTTCCGGTGGCGGCGGCGGAGGATTCGCCGCCGGCGGTGGTGGCGGTGGCGGCGATGGTTTCGAGGAAGGTGTTCCGAAGGTCGCAGCTGTTGACGATGCTTCGCCGAGTTCGCTTGAAGCTATTGTGCTTGATGTTGGGGTATATATGCACTTATTAATGTTTTTTGTGTTTTCGGATTGTTTTTTGGTGATTGATTGATTTGTTgattgttgtgagttttgttgAATTTGAATAGGGGATGACTTGCGGAGGATGTGCATCGAAAGTGAagaaaattctcgaaaatcaagTGAGTTACTTCTAATTCAGTTAAGAGCCTTTGTGATTTGTGGAATGTTTGATTAAAAGTGACGCTGAAATGTTTGATTAATCGTATTAAAGGTTTGATTAATCGTATTAAATGTTTGATTAATCATATTAAGTGACGCTGAAATGGTTGATTAATCATATTAAGTGACGCTGAAATGTTTGCGGAGGATGTTCGCTTGAAATGTTTGATTAATCGTATTAAATCAAAATCGACAATATGACACTGAAATCCTACTGTTTTGGAATGTTTTTGAAGATTTTACGGTATTTTAGTGCATTTTAAGGCGATGTAGGCTTTACTATTAAGTGAGCTTAGGCTGTGAGCCGATATTACAGCCGTGACTGAAATAGATACGGAATACTTCATAATTCATGCTATGAAATGATCCTGTATTGTTGTTCGTAAATATGGAATGTGTTAAAACTTATTAAATGATGCATAAGAGCGTGGCGGTAACATTGAAATGCGTTTTGTAATGTTTTTGAAGGATTTAGCAACTGTTTTACGGTATTTAAGGTGGTAGAGGCCTTATTAGGCGAGTTTAGGCCGTGACAGACAATATCACAAATGTGACTGAAACTGATACGTAAGACTATGAAATGATGCTGTATTTTTGTTTGTAAAAAATAAGCAAGTCTTGTGCGAGATTGTGCATCTTAGACTGGCTCAATTGTTTAGCTGAAAAGGCCATTTGTGATCACAAAATGGTTCTTTTATTAAATTATCAACTGTTTAACTGAACATATCAGGTGTATTTGTGGTcagtataaaataaaataaacttatgTTCCTGTTGAGCTTACATTTGGAAAAATGTCCAGAAaaattaagctagggtaatataaCTTCACGAAAAGGTGTTTGTATTCAGCTGCGTAATCAATAAGCCTTAACTAGCGAGAGACTTCTTTTTCAAAACATGAAAATCTTTATCTTGAAATGAGAGCTGAATGTACATATTAGTGGTATTTGCTTGCCCTTCTCTGGTTGTTTGTGACTAGAGAGGATAGTAGTAGGTGAACCGTCAACCATGGGTGGATGGCTCTATATACATAATACATTGTTTTTCTCTAATAAATATTTGTGAAGAAAACATCGTCTTTGAGCAATGTTTAAGTTCAGTTTTATTCTCCTTTAGTATGGACTTTGACTTTTGAAGAACAGCCTCAGGTGTCATCTGCAACAGTTAACTTAGCGACCGAGACTGCAATTGTTTGGCCTGTAGACGAAGCTAAGGTTGTACCAAATTGGAGACAGGAGTTGGGGGAGATGTTGGCAAAACATTTGACGAACTGTGGATTCGAATCAAATGCTAGAGGTTGATTATCTTTTACTTTGGGATTTATCTATGTATTAATTTATGTTTTTAGTTTTCTATCCCTATGAGACCTCACTACCAAAAGAGCAACATTGATGATGTATTGTTAGTTGTAAGTAGATGTCGGCGCTGtttatgtggttgtgatgttcaTATGTTCAGATTAAGTCTTTCTTGTCGTTCTTGTTCAAATGTTTGATTCAGTTTTTTTGTGTGGATTGTGGAATGTGGCCCATGGGCAATATCTTTTTGAGGCTATAACGCCTATATGCTGTGGTGATTGAGATTGCTGACAATAATTTGATGCTTTGTTTCTTGCTTGCCTTTCATGTTACCAAACACGCTGTTGTATGTTGCTAAACCGATTTAAACAACTCTTCTTTTGGGTTGGCTTTAAATCCCTTTCGtattttttgtttttgctcttgtAGTAGTTGATGTTTTACCTCATTTGTCTTAGCTTAGTGCCAGAGGTAGCTGATAGAATATTTAGACTTCATCCACTTCTGTGGCAATTAAGGAAAATTTATATTGAAGATGTCGTAGTCCTTGGCTTCCCCCTAGAATGGTTCATCTCTCCACACCCTTGCGCAACGTGTCAACCGTATTGTTAATTTTCTTCTTTTGGTTCTTATCTCTTAGTGGTTTAGTTGTGTTGCTCAAGTATTGGTATATGTAGACAGTGAGAGATTGTAAGCCGCTGATCATTTATTTGAAGTAAAAGGTATCACATCAAGTGATCAAACTCGAGGAACTCATTCAGACTTGTGATAATTGTCTGCAATGGTAAATATGTTGGTACATGTGCACATGGGTCTGTGAGACTGTATGGAAAGGGATGATAATGCTTTAAGGCAGTTCGAGAGAAAATCTGAATACATTATTTCTGAAAGGACCTGTCTGATTCGTCTTTAAAACCTGATACTTGGTAACTCCTGTTAGGTCAATACTTGTCCTCTACCTTGGATAAAAATACGCAACATACCATAAGAGAATATGCTTGGCTAAAATGattcatgtcaagcttggttATTGATTGGCAGGTCAGGGGGACAATGAAGGAGAGATCCCTGAGTATGAAATACAAAATTTATTATGAGGAGCTAAATAAACGGTATGTCATTGGCATGGTTTTTCTTGccgaacattttttttttcaaaaaaaatactGCACCTCTTAGAAGTGAACCGTCACGTATgacacaaattttttttttcgatagGTAAATGTTCCAGTTACTAAAGGTGCAATGGGTAGTGAGACTGCACACAAGCGCATTCGGTGAAGATAATTGTTGTGGACATTTTTGCTATATAAGTGTCTATATCTGTAGTAAAATGACAACTCCCTAGTGTTCTGACAATGTTCAATATGTATGATGTATCTGTAGGCAGTAACAGTATGTCTAGATCTGATGACCTTTCGTTAGATACGGAACGATTTGACAATGCCGAGGGCTTATTTGAATAGTTTCATGTCAAATTTTTATTTCATTCTTCTGATGTGCTCTTTTCATGTTATTCAACAGTTCACCCTTTTGGACTATCGGTGATGTTATAATTCAGAAATGAAAATATGAGGATGTAATTCAACTCAGTGTTGATGCACTATAGATGTTTTTTTTCTTGTGCTTTATTTTtcttgtgtgtgtttgtgtgtttgGAGGAGGGTCTGCCCCAAGCCTCCTCGGTTGGCCTTTTTCAATGAACTTCTTGCAGATATAGTGAGCGGATTAGGACACACGCCTTAAATAGGCAATCATCATGTGACGAAATCCTTTTAATCAGCATTTCTGTGATACCGTGTGCAGATGCTGGAAGGGAGAGTGTATTCAAAACTTTTGAAAGAAAGATAGATCAAAAACGTAACCAATTAAAGGAAAATGGTTAGTTTTCTTGTAATCCGTACTACATACAATTCAGCCTCTTTTGGTTTTTCTCTTATTCCTttgattatttttttttgttcgtTGAGGAACAAAGTGTAATTCTTCAGCAGTTGCCTTAATTATCTCTTACAGGCCGCGGACTTGCAGTATCTTGGGCTTTATGTGCTGTGTGTCTGTTTGGACATGCGTCTCATTTATTTGGAGCTAAAGCTTCATGGATCCATGTCTTCCACTCCACAGGCTTCCATTTATCGTTGTCCTTGTTCACGTTACTAGGACCTGGACGACAACTAATTATTGATGGTCTCAAGAGTTTTTTTAGGGGTGCCCCTAACATGAATACGTTAGTTGGACTTGGAGCTTTATCATCATTTACAGTTAGCACGCTGGCTGCTTGTATCCCAAGTCTGGTAAAACTCTTGTGGATGTGTACTTATATTTCAATCATTGATGTGCATTCAGATCATTATAAACATGTGATCATGAGCGAGTATTGGGAATTCCGCATCTAGCATCTTAAGTGGCTGGCAGATCTCCGATGTCAGAACAGCACAGGAGAAACTCACATGTCTGGTCTGGCTCTCAGCATACCCCGTTCCAGCTAGGGTAGGGATGGACGACTCTTAAGTCTTGACCTTGAGTGGTCCAGTACAATACGATTTATTTTCACATTCCCCTTTAGAATAAGTCTAAGAAATGGTTTGTTAATTGTTAGTCCCCTTTTACACTTTAGAAATACTGGTCCACTAGAGGAGTAATTAAACTGAAGACTAGCCATAGCCAGTACTTGTCAGTCGGGTTTCTACTTCCTGGTCTAATTAATTGGGATGTTATACATAAACCTACCGTGATTCAAATTGCTATTTGtaaaaaaaaggttttttttttgggattGTGGCTCTGTTTTCATTGTTTTAGAATCATAAGAGCCTAGACAGATAGCTTATGCATGTGCCATTTCTAAAACGACAACTTCTTTGTGTATCTTGTCATCACTAGCAACATATGATCTATCAGGTGTACTACTCTTCGGTTTGTTATGCTGACAAGCATGTTATTAATCCAGGGGTGGACGGCATTTTTCGAAGAACCAATTATGCTGATAGCCTTTGTCTTGTTGGGAAGAAACCTTGAACAAAGAGCTAAAATCAAAGCCACTAGTGATTTGACCAGTCTTTTGAGTATCTTACCCTCAAAAGCTCGTCTTTTAGTCAATGATGCTGAAGAAAGTCTTCCTACTGTCGAAGTTCCTTGTAGCAGTCTCGCAGTAGGGGACAAAATTTTGGTCTTCCCTGGCGTAAGTTTTTTTTCCCTAATATTTTTTTCCTATGCAATACCACACTTACAATGGCCATTTTGGTATTTTCACCATTAATTTTTTTCTTTCTCAGTGcatttcttcctcttcttgcGCCTTTTCTTCGCTCGCTCATACAATAGATGTACTTGACATGCTTTTGTTGATGGGTTTTCATGTCAAACAGACATTGTTTTCTGGATTGGTTCTATTTTCAGAAAAAACGAAACAAGTGAAAACTTCAAATACGAGACCACTAGCAGATCTCAGTATCCTAGTCCTCTGACAATCTTCATTAATTTCAGGACCGTGTGCCAGCTGATGGAATTGTCAGGGCTGGTAGGAGTACAGTTGATGAATCAAGTTTTACCGGAGAACCTCTTCCCGTGACTAAGCTAACCGGGGTGTGTAAGTTTTACAACCATAAAAAAAGCTCTCTTCTGCCACTTTCCCTACCTCTTTGTTCTACTCTTTTGTATTATCAACTCATTTGTTTCCTCTCAAACTACACAAATACATATGTAAGGGAGTTTTACATAAACGTTATAGGAAAGGTAATAAAATATGAATAAAAGAGttgagtggggtttggtgataggagagagggatgaataaaataatagtaaaagtttccaaaataagaaaggggaagaaaacctgaataatccgttttaggaaatagggaagaaaatatagaataggagggagtattgaTTTATTGTAAAGCTGCCTAACAATTGACTGTGTTCAAGCTAAATAACTTCATACTCTTTAGGATGATGTTTCTGCTGGAAGTATAAACCTAAATGGAACGCTTACTGTTGAAGTGCAAAGGCCTGGTGGTGAAACGACCATGGCTGACATTGTTCGACTCGTGGAAGAAGCACAAAGCAGGGAAGCTCCTGTTCAGCGTTTGGCTGATAAGGTGGCCGGCAACTTCACGTATGGGGTAATGGCACTATCGGCTGCCACATTTATCTTCTGGAATCTATTTGGCTCTCATATCTTGCCTTCTACCATTTTGGGGGGAACTTCAGTTTCTTTAGCACTTCAGCTCTCTTGTAGTGTTTTAGTTGTAGCCTGTCCGTGTGCTCTTGGCCTTGCAACTCCCACTGCCGTGTTAGTTGGGACCTCACTTGGCGCCAAGAGGGGGTTATTGTTACGCGGTGGAGATGTTCTAGAGAAATTCTCAATGGCCAATGTCATAGTTTTTGACAAAACCGGAACTCTAACCATCGGGAAACCCATTGTGACCAAAGTTGTCATAAATTCAGATCCTGGTAATGACCCGGTTTGCTCGTCAGAGGCTGAGTTGTTGCAACTAGCGGCTAGTGTTGAGTCTAATACTATCCACCCAGTTGCAAAAGCTATAGTGGAAGCTGCTCGGTCCGTTGGTGGCCCGAAAGCCAAAGCTGCTGATGGTACTTTTTTGGAAGAGCCGGGATCTGGTGCTGTGGCGACCGTACAAAATAGACGAATTTCTGTAGGGACATTGGAGTGGCTACAAAGGCACGGAATTGAGGAAAATCAATTTCGAGAGCTTGAGCAAAGCAATCAGTCAGTTGTTTATGTTGGAGTAGATGGAAATCTTGCAGGCCTCATCTACATTGAAGATCAGATAAGAGAAGATGCCAAACACGTCGTCCGATCTTTGTACGATCAGGGTATAGATGTCTACATGCTATCAGGTGAGTGAATGAATTTGGCCTTTTTTTGGTTTAACGGGATTTACAAGAATAGTGTTGATACTGACGGGATTCGGACTCAAGTCATGGGTACCgcctagggatggcaatggataGGATCTGGATTATAAGATCCAGATCCAGATCCGGTCCATATTTACAGGATCTGAAATTCCCATATCCATATCCGATCCACAGGATCTGGACTGGATCAGGATCTATCCATATCCTTTTGATAGTAAAGGAAAACTCCcttttaaaatataaaaatattaatttttggattttattgcgACATAGCATAATAATTTTCTCTATTAGATACAAATAATAGAGCCAAAATTTTAATAAGATAAAAATAAAGTCTTATGAAATTACAATAACactaaaaaaaatattattttaaccgaaaaatgttaatcagaaaaaatcatggtttgatttatgaaaaaatattaaaaaaacaaagcatatagttttattatttgtttaactTAACTtattgattaataaaataaaataaaaatggatCTAAGGGTAGGATCTGGATCTCGACCATACGATCCATATCCGTATCCTTATCCACTGGATCTAAGATATTGCGATCCATATCCGGTCCGTAGGATCTGGATCCCAGGATTAGGCAGGATCTGGATTTCATTGCCATCACTAGTACCGCCCGTTGTGATTTTACCAGCTAGCTCTAGCTGACATGTATTGTCAAATATTTGACCCCTAAAGAAATCCTGCTATGTTTCTTCATTCAATTTAGAGGTAATGGGTTGACGTTACAAATAAGACCGTCTCATAAAAGTTTGTATGCAGGTGATAAAAGAAGCACTGCCGAACACGTTGCCTCAATTGTGGGAATACCAAAGAACAAGGTCTTCTCTGGAGTAAAACCTGATCAAAAGAAGAAATTCATCAGTCGACTCCAAAATGAAAACAATATTGTGGCAATGGTTGGAGACGGTATCAATGATGCTGCGGCCTTAGCTTTATCACATGTGGGGGTAGCCATGGGTAGTGGTGTGGGGGCTGCCAGTGAGGTATCATCGATAGTGCTCATGGGAAATCGGCTTACACAAGTTCTCGATGCTTTGACGCTTAGCAAACTAACCATGAAAACTATAAAGCAGAATCTCTGGTGGGCGTTTGGGTATAACATCGTTGGACTCCCCGTTGCTGCTGGTTTGTTGTTGCCAATCACGGGAACAATGTTAACACCTTCAATAGCCGGAGCTCTAATGGGGTTGAGTTCTCTCGGAGTGATGACAAATTCCTTGCTTTTGAGATTGAGATTTTCTTCAAAGCAGATAAATGGGTCTGAAATTTCTTCAGGTATTGATCAATCCGCAGTAGTCGAAGTTTTAGTTGATGACAATCCGAAATCTGGACCTCCCTATTCTAGCTCCCCATTGAAAAATGCGTCATGATTGGATCAACGGAAAATGTCTCCTATAAGCCCCATCAAAGACTCGAAGTTTTAGActacggaaatttcccatggtaccctcgaactttggcagattacacatggtatcCCTCATTTTAAATTTCTACATATAGTACCCCTGTGGTTATCTTTTTCATTCCTAGAATACCCTTTTGACAAACTTTCGTCGCAACTCCGTTACTTGTATGACTTGTGACGCCTTTTTGTGATAGCATAACTATTAGATACTCAATTACTCATCTAattactcataggagtaacggcgttatgacggaagtttgtcaaaAGGTATTCTGGGAATGGAAAAGGTAAACACAGGGGTGCcgtatgtagaaacttaaaatgaggggtaccatgtttaatctgccaaagttcgagggtaccatgggaaatttccgtttAGACTAAGAAAACCTCTATTTCATCAGCTAGGCATTATCTAATCTTTAGTGACTATCGGGAAAGCTTATGAGTTTTCCCGGCTTGTCCATTAATGGTAAGATCAGCACCAAACGAGTAGAACTGGAGGAAAGATGTGTTGTTCTGGTTCTGTAAGCGTAGAATGCCAATTAATCCATTGTAATACTGAACGTAGCAGAGAGCAAGTAAAGAAATGTTTAAGAAGGCGTGATCTCTTCCGTAATTGTTTCTGTAATTTTTACTGTTCCTTCATCCGTAAGGTTAGTTTTGTTTGAGTTCGTGAGTTTTGAGTTTTAACAGATGCTATGGAGTTCTGACTGACTTGAAGGCGATATAGCATCATGGAAATGAACTGCTTAAGATCTTACTGGTAAAAATCTTATGTACTACATGTGATGTATTTCTAACGTCATCATTTAATACACTACGTCatcatgtattttttttttttttgaaagaaaggatcaattcattaataaatagtcatatgacatctacaacatgtgACAAATTTAAACGAATATAACTCGACTAcaaccaaataaaataaaatcttgTTCATTAA from Silene latifolia isolate original U9 population chromosome 3, ASM4854445v1, whole genome shotgun sequence harbors:
- the LOC141648337 gene encoding copper-transporting ATPase PAA1, chloroplastic; this translates as MESTLSKTLNSPTAVLSLLHFRRRILATSCHAPPFTTSSSFLTRRLSHSSRPAVSLSFSAVRRLTSAVPHSRCLSHSSGGGGGGFAAGGGGGGGDGFEEGVPKVAAVDDASPSSLEAIVLDVGGMTCGGCASKVKKILENQPQVSSATVNLATETAIVWPVDEAKVVPNWRQELGEMLAKHLTNCGFESNARDAGRESVFKTFERKIDQKRNQLKENGRGLAVSWALCAVCLFGHASHLFGAKASWIHVFHSTGFHLSLSLFTLLGPGRQLIIDGLKSFFRGAPNMNTLVGLGALSSFTVSTLAACIPSLGWTAFFEEPIMLIAFVLLGRNLEQRAKIKATSDLTSLLSILPSKARLLVNDAEESLPTVEVPCSSLAVGDKILVFPGDRVPADGIVRAGRSTVDESSFTGEPLPVTKLTGDDVSAGSINLNGTLTVEVQRPGGETTMADIVRLVEEAQSREAPVQRLADKVAGNFTYGVMALSAATFIFWNLFGSHILPSTILGGTSVSLALQLSCSVLVVACPCALGLATPTAVLVGTSLGAKRGLLLRGGDVLEKFSMANVIVFDKTGTLTIGKPIVTKVVINSDPGNDPVCSSEAELLQLAASVESNTIHPVAKAIVEAARSVGGPKAKAADGTFLEEPGSGAVATVQNRRISVGTLEWLQRHGIEENQFRELEQSNQSVVYVGVDGNLAGLIYIEDQIREDAKHVVRSLYDQGIDVYMLSGDKRSTAEHVASIVGIPKNKVFSGVKPDQKKKFISRLQNENNIVAMVGDGINDAAALALSHVGVAMGSGVGAASEVSSIVLMGNRLTQVLDALTLSKLTMKTIKQNLWWAFGYNIVGLPVAAGLLLPITGTMLTPSIAGALMGLSSLGVMTNSLLLRLRFSSKQINGSEISSGIDQSAVVEVLVDDNPKSGPPYSSSPLKNAS